The following proteins are encoded in a genomic region of Papaver somniferum cultivar HN1 unplaced genomic scaffold, ASM357369v1 unplaced-scaffold_10, whole genome shotgun sequence:
- the LOC113326535 gene encoding uncharacterized protein LOC113326535 has translation MVATAGKRPTSFSMLTVTPPACYYEGRVDFVCSYRATADSKSLVLDSDRIVKLGDFGVSACVFDKGGRQRSRDTFSWPMDHGHASFSKYHPIKVVGAAVLVNGWLSDLDLQRLSAMENYWHRTVNHTNLVTFQELLEKCKDMKEAICIQFQAHQDANGDATHAVSET, from the exons ATGGTAGCAACAGCTGGTAAGAGACCCACCAGTTTCAGTATGTTAACA GTAACTCCTCCTGCTTGTTATTATGAAGGGAGGGTGGATTTTGTGTGTAGTTATCGTGCTACGGCAGATTCAAAATC GCTTGTGCTTGACAGCGATAGAATAGTGAAGCTTGGGGATTTCGGTGTTTCAGCTTGTGTATTTGACAAGGGTGGCAGGCAACGCTCAAGGGATACTTTT AGTTGGCCCATGGACCATGGTCATGCTTCCTTCTCGAAGTACCATCCGATAAAG GTGGTTGGGGCTGCAGTACTTGTGAATGGCTGGCTATCTGATTTAGACCTACAACGGTTATCCGCAATGGAAAACTACTGGCACAG AACAGTGAACCACACTAATTTGGTTACGTTTCAGGAACTTCTGGAAAAGTGTAAAGATATGAAAGAGGCAATATGCATTCAATTTCAGGCACACCAAGATGCTAATGGAGATGCCACACATGCGGTGTCAGAGACTTAG